Proteins encoded in a region of the Suncus etruscus isolate mSunEtr1 chromosome 1, mSunEtr1.pri.cur, whole genome shotgun sequence genome:
- the LOC126031209 gene encoding ras GTPase-activating protein-binding protein 1-like: MVVEGLTPVQIGRDFVTQYYAMLKSAPEMMIHEFYGKNTSDVHGGLESPEKAIAAVSGPKEIHREVASLHSLANGHVEILHLDAQATLNKGIVVQVLGLLSTSDQAPRHFVQTLVLAPQDSSEGKFYVHNDIFSYQDEVLGGFITESQEEAKEEAKGEPEAELEPVREPQEEKLEAILEEAKEEAKIEPEEAELEPVREPQEEKLEAILEEAVPEAAEKSPAEQEAPKNRIPEDAAPKGQVSEAQEDEPPVSWASMVCKNLGPVTGTPPQRPKVPASQPSPESKPESQKLGQQEQRGREAGTNPAPRGPPRPLRDPRQPGSLVPRRPRSSRHPNSHQLFLGNLPHEVQEQELLQVFQAFGKVLELRVLSGGEAPDFGFVVFDGCEPVQKALSRRPITIRGGVRLNVQEKRPRAALRDSCPGGAPGSGPRGPPRGNLMQMSDSEVGENQFP; this comes from the coding sequence ATGGTTGTGGAGGGGCTAACGCCAGTGCAGATTGGCCGGGACTTTGTGACACAGTATTATGCAATGCTGAAGAGCGCCCCAGAAATGATGATACATGAATTTTATGGCAAGAATACCTCGGATGTGCATGGGGGCCTGGAATCCCCTGAGAAAGCTATTGCTGCAGTCTCTGGACCAAAGGAAATCCACAGGGAGGTAGCATCGCTGCACAGCTTGGCCAATGGCCACGTGGAGATCCTGCACTTGGATGCCCAGGCCACCCTGAACAAAGGTATCGTGGTGCAGGTGCTGGGCCTGCTGTCCACCAGCGATCAGGCTCCGAGGCACTTCGTGCAGACTTTAGTCCTCGCACCCCAGGACTCATCTGAAGGGAAGTTCTACGTGCACAACGACATCTTCAGCTACCAGGATGAAGTCTTGGGGGGCTTCATCACCGAGTCTCAGGAGGAAGCAAAGGAAGAAGCAAAGGGCGAGCCAGAAGCTGAGCTAGAGCCAGTGCGAGAGCCTCAGGAAGAGAAGCTGGAGGCCATCCTGGAGGAAGCAAAGGAAGAAGCAAAGATCGAGCCAGAAGAAGCTGAGCTAGAGCCAGTACGGGAGCCTCAGGAAGAGAAGCTGGAGGCCATCCTGGAGGAAGCTGTCCCTGAGGCCGCAGAGAAGAGCCCCGCTGAGCAGGAGGCCCCCAAGAACAGGATCCCAGAGGATGCTGCCCCTAAAGGCCAGGTCTCCGAGGCACAGGAGGATGAGCCGCCCGTCTCATGGGCGTCCATGGTCTGCAAGAACCTGGGGCCTGTGACCGGGACCCCACCCCAGCGGCCAAAGGTCCCGGCCTCCCAGCCCAGTCCTGAGTCCAAGCCCGAATCCCAGAAACTCGGGCAGCAGGAGCAGagaggcagggaggcagggacCAACCCTGCTCCCCGAGGGCCGCCCAGGCCCCTCCGTGACCCCAGACAGCCAGGCAGCCTGGTGCCCCGAAGGCCAAGGTCGTCGAGGCACCCCAACAGCCACCAGCTCTTCCTGGGCAACCTGCCCCACGAGGTGCAGGAGCAGGAGCTGCTCCAAGTGTTCCAGGCCTTTGGCAAGGTGTTGGAGCTGCGGGTGCTCAGCGGCGGGGAGGCGCCCGACTTCGGTTTCGTGGTGTTCGACGGCTGCGAGCCGGTGCAGAAGGCCCTGAGCAGGAGGCCCATCACAATCCGGGGGGGTGTGCGCCTCAACGTGCAGGAGAAGAGGCCCCGAGCAGCCCTGCGGGACTCTTGCCCTGGTGGGGCTCCGGGCTCTGGCCCGCGAGGGCCTCCCCGAGGGAACCTGATGCAGATGTCCGACTCGGAGGTGGGTGAAAACCAGTTCCCGTGA